A stretch of the Vigna radiata var. radiata cultivar VC1973A chromosome 7, Vradiata_ver6, whole genome shotgun sequence genome encodes the following:
- the LOC106765469 gene encoding uncharacterized protein LOC106765469 isoform X2, with protein sequence MFWAGIISPSKLRMKLLGPHHHRKKDGSNSNSSRTSPSRLEDAEFVNSLLASKNDNLEDEVTSPSLEVLSSKPSSDAVVDRKQSGKISHEAKETIAKENGDTGRVKMQHFQKVVGSGSSSTIHALRSMEDENLDYDSNASSSSFEFDKGERPGNNPANRSLFRPIPSKWNDAEKWIMNRQNIHANHSKKHVAHNQANRMASSMVRVAPESAHYDHKLSTGKVTETKRVDFCQPTSHTGFEKFSFVPSDAHSVSGQAHGGNPVVESFPQSKDLKEVNELGLSSSRGTDDQSVMPGIRSVAMRDMGTEMTPVPSQEPSRTATPVGSATPLRSPVSSMPSTPRRGAPAPTPLDNMTDEFSQFPVENGRTHLSEEEMKIKTRREIAALGVQLGKMNIAAWASKDEQEKNQSSPQGTNMQEQERIEFEKRAAVWEEAEKSKHTARFKREEIKIQAWESEQKAKLEAEMRRTEAKVEQMRAQTHAKMVKKIAMARQRSEEKRAAAEARKNREAERTVAQAEYIRQTGRLPSSSSYICCGWL encoded by the exons ATGTTTTGg GCTGGAATAATTTCTCCCAGTAAACTGAGGATGAAGTTGTTAGGGCCTCATCATCATAGGAAGAAGGATGGATCCAATAGTAATTCATCCAGAACTTCCCCTTCAAGGCTTGAAGATGCTGAATTTGTTAATAGCTTACTTGCTTCAAAAAATGACAAccttgaagatgaag TTACATCTCCAAGCTTAGAGGTTCTTTCGTCAAAGCCATCCAGTGATGCTGTGGTGGACCGGAAACAGAGTGGAAAGATTTCCCATGAAGCAAAGGAGACAATAGCGAAGGAAAATGGTGACACGGGTCGTGTAAAGATGCAGCATTTTCAGAAGGTTGTTGGTAGTGGAAGTTCAAGCACAATTCACGCGCTGAGATCAATGGAAGATGAAAATCTTGATTATGACAGCAATGCCAGCTCTTCGAGTTTTGAGTTTGATAAAGGAGAGAGACCAGGGAACAATCCTGCCAATAGATCTCTATTCAGACCTATTCCTTCTAAGTGGAACGATGCCGAGAAATGGATAATGAATAGGCAAAACATACATGCTAATCACTCAAAAAAACATGTTGCACATAACCAAGCAAATCGCATGGCATCAAGCATGGTGAGGGTTGCTCCCGAGTCTGCTCATTATGATCATAAGCTCTCCACAGGCAAGGTGACGGAAACGAAGAGAGTTGATTTCTGTCAACCCACATCACATACGGGATTCGAAAAGTTCTCTTTTGTTCCCTCCGATGCTCATTCAGTTTCAGGTCAAGCACATGGAGGCAATCCAGTGGTAGAGTCTTTTCCCCAAAGCAAAGATTTGAAGGAAGTGAATGAATTGGGTCTATCTTCCTCAAGAGGAACAGATGATCAATCAG TGATGCCTGGGATAAGATCCGTTGCGATGAGAGACATGGGAACTGAAATGACCCCTGTCCCAAGTCAAGAACCTTCGCGGACAGCTACTCCTGTTGGGTCTGCAACTCCACTACGGAGCCCAGTTTCGTCGATGCCCTCGACTCCTCGTAGAGGTGCACCAGCTCCAACACCTTTGGACAACATGACCGATGAATTTTCCCAGTTTCCCGTTGAAAATGGCAGAACACATTTGTCcgaagaagagatgaagataAAGACAAGGAGAGAGATTGCAGCCCTTGGAGTTCAGCTTGGTAAGATGAACATTGCTGCATGGGCAAGCAAAGATGAGCAGGAAAAGAATCAATCTTCTCCTCAGGGCACCAATATGCAAGAACAGGAGagaattgaatttgaaaaacgTGCTGCTGTGTGGGAAGAAGCTGAGAAGTCTAAACATACTGCCAG ATTTAAGCGTGAGGAAATCAAAATTCAAGCATGGGAAAGTGAGCAAAAGGCAAAATTAGAAGCCGAAATGAGAAGAACCGAG GCCAAAGTAGAGCAAATGAGAGCACAGACGCATGCAAAAATGGTGAAAAAGATTGCTATGGCGAGGCAAAGGTCAGAAGAAAAGCGTGCTGCAGCTGAAgctagaaaaaatagagaagcaGAAAGAACTGTTGCTCAAGCAGAATACATACGCCAAACAGGACGATTACCCTCTTCTTCCAGTTACATATGTTGTGGTTGGCTGTGA
- the LOC106765469 gene encoding uncharacterized protein LOC106765469 isoform X1: MEYERIEKVQAGIISPSKLRMKLLGPHHHRKKDGSNSNSSRTSPSRLEDAEFVNSLLASKNDNLEDEVTSPSLEVLSSKPSSDAVVDRKQSGKISHEAKETIAKENGDTGRVKMQHFQKVVGSGSSSTIHALRSMEDENLDYDSNASSSSFEFDKGERPGNNPANRSLFRPIPSKWNDAEKWIMNRQNIHANHSKKHVAHNQANRMASSMVRVAPESAHYDHKLSTGKVTETKRVDFCQPTSHTGFEKFSFVPSDAHSVSGQAHGGNPVVESFPQSKDLKEVNELGLSSSRGTDDQSVMPGIRSVAMRDMGTEMTPVPSQEPSRTATPVGSATPLRSPVSSMPSTPRRGAPAPTPLDNMTDEFSQFPVENGRTHLSEEEMKIKTRREIAALGVQLGKMNIAAWASKDEQEKNQSSPQGTNMQEQERIEFEKRAAVWEEAEKSKHTARFKREEIKIQAWESEQKAKLEAEMRRTEAKVEQMRAQTHAKMVKKIAMARQRSEEKRAAAEARKNREAERTVAQAEYIRQTGRLPSSSSYICCGWL; encoded by the exons ATGGAGTACGAGAGGATAGAGAAAGTTCAG GCTGGAATAATTTCTCCCAGTAAACTGAGGATGAAGTTGTTAGGGCCTCATCATCATAGGAAGAAGGATGGATCCAATAGTAATTCATCCAGAACTTCCCCTTCAAGGCTTGAAGATGCTGAATTTGTTAATAGCTTACTTGCTTCAAAAAATGACAAccttgaagatgaag TTACATCTCCAAGCTTAGAGGTTCTTTCGTCAAAGCCATCCAGTGATGCTGTGGTGGACCGGAAACAGAGTGGAAAGATTTCCCATGAAGCAAAGGAGACAATAGCGAAGGAAAATGGTGACACGGGTCGTGTAAAGATGCAGCATTTTCAGAAGGTTGTTGGTAGTGGAAGTTCAAGCACAATTCACGCGCTGAGATCAATGGAAGATGAAAATCTTGATTATGACAGCAATGCCAGCTCTTCGAGTTTTGAGTTTGATAAAGGAGAGAGACCAGGGAACAATCCTGCCAATAGATCTCTATTCAGACCTATTCCTTCTAAGTGGAACGATGCCGAGAAATGGATAATGAATAGGCAAAACATACATGCTAATCACTCAAAAAAACATGTTGCACATAACCAAGCAAATCGCATGGCATCAAGCATGGTGAGGGTTGCTCCCGAGTCTGCTCATTATGATCATAAGCTCTCCACAGGCAAGGTGACGGAAACGAAGAGAGTTGATTTCTGTCAACCCACATCACATACGGGATTCGAAAAGTTCTCTTTTGTTCCCTCCGATGCTCATTCAGTTTCAGGTCAAGCACATGGAGGCAATCCAGTGGTAGAGTCTTTTCCCCAAAGCAAAGATTTGAAGGAAGTGAATGAATTGGGTCTATCTTCCTCAAGAGGAACAGATGATCAATCAG TGATGCCTGGGATAAGATCCGTTGCGATGAGAGACATGGGAACTGAAATGACCCCTGTCCCAAGTCAAGAACCTTCGCGGACAGCTACTCCTGTTGGGTCTGCAACTCCACTACGGAGCCCAGTTTCGTCGATGCCCTCGACTCCTCGTAGAGGTGCACCAGCTCCAACACCTTTGGACAACATGACCGATGAATTTTCCCAGTTTCCCGTTGAAAATGGCAGAACACATTTGTCcgaagaagagatgaagataAAGACAAGGAGAGAGATTGCAGCCCTTGGAGTTCAGCTTGGTAAGATGAACATTGCTGCATGGGCAAGCAAAGATGAGCAGGAAAAGAATCAATCTTCTCCTCAGGGCACCAATATGCAAGAACAGGAGagaattgaatttgaaaaacgTGCTGCTGTGTGGGAAGAAGCTGAGAAGTCTAAACATACTGCCAG ATTTAAGCGTGAGGAAATCAAAATTCAAGCATGGGAAAGTGAGCAAAAGGCAAAATTAGAAGCCGAAATGAGAAGAACCGAG GCCAAAGTAGAGCAAATGAGAGCACAGACGCATGCAAAAATGGTGAAAAAGATTGCTATGGCGAGGCAAAGGTCAGAAGAAAAGCGTGCTGCAGCTGAAgctagaaaaaatagagaagcaGAAAGAACTGTTGCTCAAGCAGAATACATACGCCAAACAGGACGATTACCCTCTTCTTCCAGTTACATATGTTGTGGTTGGCTGTGA